The Tenebrio molitor chromosome 2, icTenMoli1.1, whole genome shotgun sequence DNA segment AAGTTGctgtgacatttttaattttacattgtGCCAGGGGGTTTTTCGAAAACTTTTTTAGATGTTAATTAGATAACGAAACTCTGAAAAAATTAGCTTGGCTTGTCAGAGATTCAATTAAcctatcaaaaaattaattgttaattaatatCAGGTACGATATCATGGTTGGATGGCCTGAAGTGGCAAGGACGAGAGAGGTGGTTCAATGCATCCCAGAGCGCTTTGATACTCGACGAAGTAACCGAAGGATACTCCAAGAGAGTGGACAATTTGGTATTTTATGCAGTATTGAGGGCAGGACACAGCGTAAATAGCCTTTCAACTGCAGCCCGAGCTTTGATAATTGGACTTTTCCAGGTACCCATAGATAAATTACCGGTTGTAAATGAGATCCTGCGGTTGGAACTATTGAATTGACGAGTTATTGCACGTTTCTTCTCAAGCAAAGCAAGTAGACGGTTTCGACGATGCTTAGTATCGAAGCTCCGATGAACAAGCCAGCTGTCCCCCCAATAGAAACTGTAAATAAAGTcctgtttataaaaaaactcTGTATGGAAATGCATCCGAACCAACCAACTAAATCCATTGTTGTTCGAACGACTATGCGTTTAAATCGCGAGGTGGGGAGTGACTGCAACTTAATAAAAATCTCTCCGTGGGAGCTTTTCACGCTGAAAAGTGGTAATAAAGATGTGGACTTTACACGAGTATTTTGTGCTTACCCTTTTGTATTTGACACGACTTTATATTCGGGCTCGATGCAAGAAGGCAAGCAATCACAAACTAATCCCGGCTTGTCAAATCCTTTGGCGTGAAGTCTATTTACTGTCTCTGAAATATGAAATGTTTGAACATTTACCTTCGTAATTTGCTTACTTGTTACCA contains these protein-coding regions:
- the LOC138123147 gene encoding sodium channel protein Nach-like, giving the protein MLGETYNISINVIEIENDENVRTLPVGTRRCRFPEEKPDELIVHEYHSYSTCVVQCHADAHIDLCNCTHHLMPVLNRGKYCDIEGLKCLTDNFETVNRLHAKGFDKPGLVCDCLPSCIEPEYKVVSNTKGVKSSHGEIFIKLQSLPTSRFKRIVVRTTMDLVVSIGGTAGLFIGASILSIVETVYLLCLRRNVQ